One part of the Glycine soja cultivar W05 chromosome 11, ASM419377v2, whole genome shotgun sequence genome encodes these proteins:
- the LOC114375795 gene encoding putative pectinesterase/pectinesterase inhibitor 24, translated as MSSFKSYGKVDESEQARLEARRKTGKRVTIIALSTIVLIGVVCAAVFGTVAHNNSDNNDGVNSNSAPFLSNSVKSVCDLTLYKGACYSSIGPLVHSGQVRPEKLFLLSIEVALAEASRAVEYFSEKGVFNGLINVDNKTMEGFKNCKDLLGLAVDHLNSSLASGGKSSLLDVLEDLRTWLSAAGTYQQTCIDGFGEAGEALKTSVVNNLKNSTEFTSNSLAIVTWLNKAASTVNLRRLLSTTLPHHHHMVEPKWLHSKDRKLIQKDDNLKRKADIVVAKDGSGKFKTITAALKHVPEKSDKRTVIYVKKGVYYENVRVEKTKWNVMIIGDGMNATIVSGSLNFVDGTPTFSTATFAVFGKNFIARDMGFRNTAGPQKHQAVALMTSADQAVYYRCQIDAFQDSLYVHSNRQFYRECNIYGTVDFIFGNSAVVLQNCNIFPRVPMQGQQNTITAQGKTDPNMNTGISIQSCNIAPFGDLSSVKTYLGRPWKNYSTTVFMQSTLGSFIHPNGWLPWVGDSAPDTIFYAEFQNVGPGSSTKNRVKWKGLKTITKKQASMFTVNAFLSGEKWITASGAPFKSST; from the exons ATGTCCTCCTTCAAATCTTACGGAAAGGTTGATGAATCCGAGCAAGCAAGGCTCGAAGCTCGCCGCAAAACGGGAAAGCGAGTCACCATCATAGCCCTGTCCACCATAGTCCTCATCGGAGTTGTGTGTGCTGCTGTATTTGGAACCGTTGCTCACAACAACTCAGATAATAATGATGGTGTAAATAGTAATAGTGCACCATTTCTTTCGAATTCAGTGAAGAGTGTTTGTGACCTGACACTTTACAAGGGAGCATGCTACAGCAGCATTGGTCCTCTTGTGCACTCGGGTCAGGTTCGACCTGAGAAGTTGTTCTTGCTGTCTATTGAAGTTGCCCTAGCTGAGGCTTCAAGGGCTGTTGAGTATTTCTCTGAGAAGGGAGTTTTTAATGGCTTGATCAATGTTGATAATAAAACAATGGAAGGCTTTAAGAATTGCAAGGATCTTTTGGGTCTTGCGGTTGATCATTTGAATAGCTCTTTGGCTTCTGGGGGCAAGTCTTCATTGCTTGATGTGTTGGAGGATCTTAGAACTTGGTTGAGTGCTGCAG GTACTTACCAGCAAACCTGCATTGATGGCTTTGGAGAGGCAGGAGAAGCACTGAAGACCAGTGTTGTAAACAATCTAAAAAATTCTACTGAGTTCACCAGTAATAGTCTTGCCATTGTTACTTGGCTCAACAAGGCTGCAAGCACAGTGAACTTGAGGCGCTTGTTGAGTACCACTTTGCCACATCATCATCATATGGTAGAACCAAAGTGGCTTCATTCTAAAGACCGGAAGCTGATTCAAAAAGATGATAATTTGAAGAGAAAAGCTGACATTGTTGTAGCAAAAGATGGCAGCGggaaatttaaaacaatcaCTGCTGCACTAAAACATGTCCCTGAGAAAAGTGACAAGAGGACTGTGATCTATGTGAAGAAGGGGGTTTACTATGAGAATGTGAGGGTGGAGAAGACTAAATGGAATGTCATGATCATTGGTGATGGTATGAATGCCACAATTGTATCTGGAAGCCTTAACTTTGTGGATGGCACCCCAACATTTTCAACTGCAACATTTG CTGTGTTTGGGAAGAATTTCATTGCTAGGGACATGGGATTTCGCAACACAGCTGGTCCACAGAAGCACCAGGCAGTGGCACTGATGACAAGTGCTGATCAAGCGGTTTACTACAGGTGCCAAATTGATGCATTTCAGGACTCTCTCTATGTGCATTCCAACCGCCAATTCTACAGAGAATGCAACATTTATGGCACAGttgatttcatttttggtaACTCAGCAGTGGTCCTCCAAAACTGCAACATTTTCCCAAGGGTGCCTATGCAGGGCCAGCAGAATACCATAACAGCACAGGGCAAAACTGACCCCAACATGAACActggaatttcaattcaaagttGCAACATTGCACCCTTTGGAGACTTAAGTTCTGTGAAAACATACCTTGGAAGACCCTGGAAGAATTACTCAACTACAGTGTTTATGCAATCCACATTGGGGAGTTTCATTCACCCAAATGGATGGTTACCTTGGGTAGGAGACTCAGCACCAGATACCATATTTTATGCAGAA
- the LOC114377247 gene encoding putative 12-oxophytodienoate reductase 11 encodes MVEQKNQVIPLLTPYRMGNLNLSHRIVLAPLFRARSYNNVAQPHAILYYSQRATKGGLLITEATTISPTSKYHPNAVGIWSREQIEAWKPIVDAVHAKGGIFFCQIVHTGRAYDPDLKPDGQTLISSTNKPFTHNATEPTALRTAEIPDIVNEFRLAARNAIEAGFDGVEIHGAHGFLIDQFLKDQVNDRTDKYGGSLENRCRFALEVVEAVVEEIGADRVGMRLSPFSDFNECSDSNPQALGLYMAKSLSKHGVLYCHMVEPRWDISGENKETLHTLSPMKKAFDGTFIVAGGYDREEGNKAVTADKANLVAYGRLFLANPDLPKRFEVDEPLNKYNRDTFYTPDPVVGYTDYPFLEGSVLKDHMN; translated from the exons ATGGTTGAACAAAAAAATCAGGTCATCCCTCTTCTTACTCCTTACAGGATGGGGAACTTAAATCTTTCACACAG AATCGTTTTGGCGCCACTATTTAGAGCAAGATCTTACAACAACGTTGCTCAGCCGCATGCTATTCTATATTACTCTCAAAGAGCTACCAAGGGAGGTCTTCTGATTACTGAAGCTACTACTATTTCACCCACTTCTAAATA CCATCCAAACGCAGTTGGTATATGGTCAAGAGAGCAAATCGAAGCATGGAAACCCATTGTGGATGCTGTTCATGCCAAAGGTGGTATATTCTTCTGTCAGATTGTTCATACTGGAAGGGCTTACGATCCAG ATCTTAAGCCCGATGGACAAACCTTAATATCATCAACCAACAAGCCATTTACACATAATGCCACCGAACCAACGGCACTAAGGACGGCTGAAATTCCTGATATCGTCAATGAATTCAGACTTGCAGCAAGGAATGCTATTGAAGCAG GGTTTGATGGAGTTGAGATCCATGGGGCACATGGTTTTCTAattgatcaatttttgaaagacCAAGTTAACGACAGAACAGACAAATACGGTGGATCATTGGAGAATCGTTGTCGTTTTGCATTAGAAGTTGTTGAAGCTGTTGTTGAGGAGATAGGGGCAGATAGAGTTGGAATGAGACTTTCACCCTTTTCAGACTTCAATGAATGTAGTGACTCAAATCCTCAAGCATTAGGTCTCTACATGGCCAAATCACTTAGCAAACATGGTGTGCTTTATTGCCACATGGTTGAGCCAAGATGGGACATTTCTGGGGAGAATAAGGAAACCCTTCACACTCTTTCACCAATGAAGAAAGCTTTTGATGGAACCTTCATTGTTGCTGGGGGTTATGATAGAGAAGAAGGGAACAAGGCTGTGACCGCGGACAAGGCAAATCTTGTTGCTTATGGCCGTTTGTTTTTGGCTAATCCGGATTTGCCTAAAAGGTTTGAGGTTGATGAACCACTCAACAAGTACAATAGGGATACCTTCTACACTCCTGATCCAGTTGTGGGTTATACTGACTACCCATTTCTTGAAGGTAGTGTGCTTAAGGACCACATGAACTAG